The stretch of DNA GGTCATTGCCCCGTTGCCGCCCAGGTAGTACCAGGTGCCGCCGATCTGCTGCCACCCGGTCGCCATGGTGCCGCCGGCGCCGAGGTAGTACCAGGTGCTGCCGATCTGCTGCCATCCGCTCGCCATGATGCCGCTGCCGTGGAAGTAGTACCAGGCGCCGCCGATCTGCTGCCAGCCGGTGACCATGGCGCCGGTCCCGTCGACGTAGTACCAGTGGCCATCCGGCGAGATCCACTTCCCGGCAGCCATTGCGCCGGAGCCCTCGAGGTAGAACCACTGTCCGCCGTTGGAGACCCAGGTGCTTGAGCGCATGGCGCCAGTGGTGTCGAAGTAGTACCAGGAACCGTCGACCCGTGCCCAGCCGGTGGTCATCGCCCCGTTGCCGCCCAGGTAGTACCGGTGGCCGTCCGGTGAGATCCAGCCGGTGCTCATGACGCCGTCGTTATTGAAGTGGAACCAGGTGCCGTCGATCTGCTGCCAGCCGGTGGCCATGGCGCCGTCGGCGTTGGCGTAGTACCAGTGATCGCTCACCTGCTTCCAGGTGCTCGCGGTCATGGAGCCGTCGTTGTTGAAGTGGTACCAGCTCGCCCCGACCTTCACCAGGCCGATGGACTTGGCGCCGACTTCGTTGACATAGAACCATTTGTCGCCCAGGTGCAGCCACGTGCTGGTGGCGATGACACCGGAACCCTGGACGTAGAAACTGACTCCGTCCTGGTCGATCCACCGGTTGGCCTGCATGACGCCGTCGTTGTCGAAGTAGTAGTCGGCGTTGTCGACGCTCCGTCTGCCCGTGAGGGCAGCGCCGTGGGCGTCGGCGTAGTACCGCTTGCCCTCCAGTTGCAGCCAGGTGCTGGTCTGCAGGGTGCCGTCGGCGCCGACGTAGTACTTGCGGCCTCCGTCGAGGACCCAGGTGCTGGTCTTCTTGACGCCGTTCTCGTAGTAGTACAGCTTGCCGTTCTCCTCCCGCCATTCCTTCTTGGGCTCGGCGGGCGGGTCGGAGGGCCTGTCCGAGGGGGTGGGATCTTCAGAGGGCGCGGCGCTCGGTGCCTCACTCGGTGAAGCAGCGGGCGCGGGAGAGTCGGAGGGCTGGGCGGAGGGTGCTTCGCTTGCCGCCACGGGTGCCGGGGGAGTGGCGGGAACGGCTGGTGAAGCCTCGGCCGGGGCGACCGGCGGGGCTGCTGGTTGCTTGGCGACGACGTCGCTTGCCGGGGGTGCGGTTGGCTCTTCGGCTAGAGCGGTGGGACTGGCGAGTCCCACGAGCGTCATCGCTGCGAGCGCGCCGACCATGGATCGACAGGAGCGCTTCATAACTTCCTCCTTGAGGGCACGGTCCTCAATCGTGTGAACAGTGCATCCACCGATGTTTACCTGTGCACAGTCCTCGCCAAGTACATGCGTCGAGGTGGGTGCAGAGCAATTTTACTGTGCGACTACTTTGGTGGAAGGGGTTGAAGTTCCTAAAAAATGTTTCATTTCGGCCAACATATACTCGTCAGGTGAATTTTTCTGGCTCGCGGAATACCTGTCCTCTGCGAGATGCAAGAGCGAGTCGATGCTTTTGGTGGGTAACCCCACACTTTGATCTATCTAAGTGTTTCGAGTTCTATACGTAAATAACAATACGCCAACAACTTCGGGATGTGTGTCGAAATATATAGGGGAAGGAGTGGGGGAGATCTAGGATGTCGGAATCGATGAGGTTGTTGTTCCGAGACAGTCAGTGAGGACTTATGTCATTCGAAGATGCATTGCTCAACATAGCGAATCGTGTGCAAGATTATGCTGGTTCGCTTGAGACGGAAGAAGCTACCAAAAATGCCATCATCATGCCCTTCATTCAGAGTGTTCTAGGCTATGATGTCTTCAATCCGGATGAGGTGGTGCCTGAGTTTGTTGCCGATGTTGGCAGTCGTAAAGCAGAAAAAATTGACTATGCAATTAAGCGTGAAGAGTCTATACAGATTCTAGTCGAGGCCAAAAAGATTGGGGAACCCCTATCTCTTGAGCATGCCAGTCAGCTTGTTCGCTACTTTTCAGTTTCTAATGCGCGAATCGGCGTTCTGACTAATGGAAGATATTGGCAGTTCTACACTGATTTGGACAAGCCAAATATTATGGACTCCAGACCGTTCCTTCGTTTGGATCTTATGAATGTCGACACCTACATTCTTCCAGAGCTGAAAAAACTCACCAAGGCGACTTTCGATCTTGATTCGGTGTTGACGGCAGCCGAAGAACTCAAGTATGTGTCTTCTACGAAAACCGAGATTGCCCAAACTTTCAGTAATCCTGACGCTGATTTTGTTCAACTGTTTGCGCGCCGCGTGTATGATGGTGCGCTGACCGCGAAGATGCGAGACTTCTTCCAAGGGGTTGTGGAGAAGGCGTGTAGGCAGTTCCTTGCGGAGCAAGTTAATGAACGTCTGAAAAATGCTCTCGCCGAATCTACTTCTGTGTCAACAGAAAGTCAAAATGAGGTGTCTCGAGTAGATGTTGATGTCGAGGATAAAAAAGCTGGTATTGTAACTACCGAGGAGGAGAGACAGGCGTACATGATTGTCCGCGCAATTGTAGCTGTGGAGATTCCGTTGGAACGTATCGTCGATCGTGACACCAAGAGTTATTTTGGTGTTCTAGTTGACAACTCAAACCGCAAGCCTGTGTGTCGTTTTCATTTTAATGGGAAGAGTAAGAAGTACCTTGGTCTGCTTGATGAACACAAGGCAGAGACTCGTCACGAAATTGAGCGACTGGAAGACATTTACCAGTATGCTGAACAGCTTCGCGAGGCCGCTCGTCGTTATCGGTGAGGTTAGCTGAGTAAGTGGAGGGCGAATGCTTACTGGTAGCGATGCTAGCTGCATCGGCTGCCGTCGGCGCCTGGGTCTGAATGGTCCAGGCGCCGATTGCGGTTTCCAAGCGGCGACGGCCCGGGATCACGGCAACAGGCTCTCGTTGACCATCCTTCATTGTTCCGACGACGGTGAACCAGGTGGGCCTGCCGAGGCGATGGAGCAAGTCGGCTCCTTCGGGCTCCGCTGCCAGATGGTCCATGACGACGTCGAGTGCTGCTCTCCAAGTCTGCATCTCGATCCCTGTCTCAGCGTGCGCGCGTAGGAGATCCGCGACGAGCAGCATGATGTCGTCTCGGTCGGCGTCGTTCGTGGGGTGCCAGTGCTTGCCGACGGTGGCGGCGAGTCGATCGGCATGTTCGAGCACCGCCGTCTCGGCTTCGGTCGCGATGTCGCGTGGATAGATCATGATGGGCTCCTTCGAATAGTGAGGGCCCATTCTCTGGAACCGCGCGTAGCTTGTCGGAAGCTTTGAGCCTATCGGGTCATTTGAGCCTCTGCCCTGAGAAAGTCTTCGAAGTGCTCGGCAAGACGGTCGCCATCGGGATGCATTTGTTTGGAGGTCGGCACGTGCGTGAGGGAGTGGCCCTCGAATTTCAGCAATCCGGTTTGTAGGTGGGTAGTCTCGATACTCTTTGCTCTTGTTGCCACGTGGATGCGGCGGTCGGCGTCGATGCCGAGGAGGTGACGGTCGTAGGCGGTGTGGTGGAGCCTGCACAGTGCCAAGCCGTTGCTGACCTCAGGGACGCCGGTTTCCTTGGAATCGGCGATGATGTGTGAGGCCTCAAGGAGCTGTGCGTGCGGAAGATCGCAGACTGCGCAGGAGATCTTGTAGGCGCTGAGTACATGCTCCCGGAAGTCGTGCTGATGGATGCGCGCCTTTGTCCACCTGGAAACGTATTTCTTCTCGATCTGCCCAGAGTCCTTGTGGTCTGCGGTGGGCGGTGTCGTCTCGTCGATGGCGATCATGAACTCTCCGTTGCGGTTGTCGATGTCGACGATGTAGGCGGGGAATCGGGCGTAATAGAATAGTGTTGAAGGGGTTGGTTTGACTCCCACGAGCCAAGCGAGTGGATAACGTCTCTGTGCGGCCACCTTCATAGCGTCATTCGCCCACTTCTTCGTCTCTGAGAACTTGTAGCGAAGTAGTCCGCTGTCGTCGATCCTGTCGGCGTATGGCGCTTCTTTTCCGGGGGTTGGGGCTGCGGTTTTGAATGTCAGTGCTGCAGCAAAGGGTTGTGGCTTCCAGATCCCTTGAGACTGATGGGTGAGGCGGAAGTGGTGACCGTGCCAGGAGAACCCGTCCATCAACTCCTTGTGAGTCAAGAGCTCATGGCCGCTCATCTGCTGCGCCTCGAACCACTGCATGGCGGCGAAATGTGCGTCGCGCTCCTCTTCGGGAGTAAAAATTTCCCTGTCCATGGTGGCTTCCCTCATGAAATGAGCAGGTGAGAAATAGGGGGTGCCTGCCAACGGTGGCAGAGCGCTTCGGCAGAAGTATAGCGCGCTGAAACGATACTGAGTGTTCGGGGGTTCGCTCGGTAAGGGGTAGAGGCGGGAGTGTCCTCACTCGCTTCCACCCTTAGCTTTGATCGGCGTCGTCAGTTTTCGCAGTCAGGCGCCCTTTCTTCTCCTCACGCATTCGCTCGCTGCAGCCGGGCTATGCCGGCGGCCTGGGCGACCGTCGCCCAGGCCAGGGCGGTCCACGCCAGGTGACCGCGGGCCGTGCGCGAAGGGTGAGCACCCGAGCCGTCGAGCACCGCCCCCACGGCACGCAGCGGCTCGCGCAGCTCACGGTAGTGGAGACCACTGATGAGCGCCCGCCCGTCGTCAACTCGGTCCGGGTCCAGCAGGCACCGCAGGGTCGAGGACTTTCCGGCGCCATTCGGCCCCACGAATCCGGTGACGCGGCCCGGGCGCGCCTCCAGGTTCACGCCGTGAAGGACCTCCCGCGAGCCGTGCCGTCTGGCGAGATTCTCAATACTGACCATGCGCCTGCTTCGGTTCGCCGGGTGGCCGCGCGCATCGGCCGCCGGGCCGACGCCGCGTCGCCGCCTCAGACCCGGGTCCGTCAGACCCTGGTTCGATGAACCGCCCGAGCCTCCTTTCTAGACTGGCCGAGTGTCAGCTCCTGACGTCCCACCGCGCCACTCCCTGCTTGCACGCGCCATCACCGGGCTGACTGTGGTTGTCGTTGGCCTGGGTGTCCTCGTCGGCTTCTCCCCGGATCCCTCCCGGCACGCCCAGCTGACGATGCTGCTCGTCATGGCTGCCCTCGTGGTCGTCTCCCTGTGGCTACGGCGGCGCGACCGCCGCGCCTACGAGCGCCGCCTGGCGCAGGAGACTGCCGCGCGCGCCGTCGCCGAGGACCGCCTTGTCATCGCCCGCGAGCTGCACGACGCCGTCTCCGGCAACCTTGGTGCCATCACCGTGCGCTGCGCCGTGGCCCAGCGCCTCGAGACCAACCCCGACGGACTGCGCGGCGCGCTCAGCGACGTCGAGGCCGCCTCCCGCGAGGCCACCGACGCGCTGCGGCGCATGCTCGCCGTCCTGCGCGACGAGCACACGCCCCCGACACCCGGGGCAGTGACGGCGGTCTCGGCTGCTGCGGGAACCTCTGTGGTCGGCGCGGATGCAGCAGGCGCGCCGGTCGGTTCGGGACCCCAGCCGAGTGAGGAACCTACTGAGGGCCTCGCTGCCAGTCTCGCTGAGGTCGTCGACCGGGCTCGACGCTCCGGTGTCACGGTCGAGGTCGATGCCGACACTGGTGCAGGTGCAGAGACGGACACAGCCCCAGGTGCGGCCGACCCTGCCGAAACGACGGATGAAGGGGCTCGAGGCCTTTCCACCTTGACCGGCCTCTCCATCCCAGTGAGCCGGGCCGCCGTCCGGGTCGTCGCTGAGGCCTTGGCCAACACAGCCCGTCACGCCGGCCCCACGCGCGTCCGCGTCGTCCTTCGGCGGGCGCCGGAGCAGCTGCGCATCGCCGTCGTCGACGACGGCCCGGCCCCCGGCTGGGTGCCCCACCCCGGGGCC from Actinomyces sp. Marseille-P3109 encodes:
- a CDS encoding ATP-binding cassette domain-containing protein; the encoded protein is MVSIENLARRHGSREVLHGVNLEARPGRVTGFVGPNGAGKSSTLRCLLDPDRVDDGRALISGLHYRELREPLRAVGAVLDGSGAHPSRTARGHLAWTALAWATVAQAAGIARLQRANA
- a CDS encoding type I restriction enzyme HsdR N-terminal domain-containing protein; its protein translation is MSFEDALLNIANRVQDYAGSLETEEATKNAIIMPFIQSVLGYDVFNPDEVVPEFVADVGSRKAEKIDYAIKREESIQILVEAKKIGEPLSLEHASQLVRYFSVSNARIGVLTNGRYWQFYTDLDKPNIMDSRPFLRLDLMNVDTYILPELKKLTKATFDLDSVLTAAEELKYVSSTKTEIAQTFSNPDADFVQLFARRVYDGALTAKMRDFFQGVVEKACRQFLAEQVNERLKNALAESTSVSTESQNEVSRVDVDVEDKKAGIVTTEEERQAYMIVRAIVAVEIPLERIVDRDTKSYFGVLVDNSNRKPVCRFHFNGKSKKYLGLLDEHKAETRHEIERLEDIYQYAEQLREAARRYR
- a CDS encoding HNH endonuclease, with amino-acid sequence MREATMDREIFTPEEERDAHFAAMQWFEAQQMSGHELLTHKELMDGFSWHGHHFRLTHQSQGIWKPQPFAAALTFKTAAPTPGKEAPYADRIDDSGLLRYKFSETKKWANDAMKVAAQRRYPLAWLVGVKPTPSTLFYYARFPAYIVDIDNRNGEFMIAIDETTPPTADHKDSGQIEKKYVSRWTKARIHQHDFREHVLSAYKISCAVCDLPHAQLLEASHIIADSKETGVPEVSNGLALCRLHHTAYDRHLLGIDADRRIHVATRAKSIETTHLQTGLLKFEGHSLTHVPTSKQMHPDGDRLAEHFEDFLRAEAQMTR
- a CDS encoding sensor histidine kinase; this translates as MSAPDVPPRHSLLARAITGLTVVVVGLGVLVGFSPDPSRHAQLTMLLVMAALVVVSLWLRRRDRRAYERRLAQETAARAVAEDRLVIARELHDAVSGNLGAITVRCAVAQRLETNPDGLRGALSDVEAASREATDALRRMLAVLRDEHTPPTPGAVTAVSAAAGTSVVGADAAGAPVGSGPQPSEEPTEGLAASLAEVVDRARRSGVTVEVDADTGAGAETDTAPGAADPAETTDEGARGLSTLTGLSIPVSRAAVRVVAEALANTARHAGPTRVRVVLRRAPEQLRIAVVDDGPAPGWVPHPGAGQGLRGLHERLAALGGTLTAGPCTDAPGFAVEAVMPVPVAAAARAAGSTGRPDRSAGPGHRPVNEPPSTGPGSGRATHD
- a CDS encoding sunset domain-containing protein, coding for MKRSCRSMVGALAAMTLVGLASPTALAEEPTAPPASDVVAKQPAAPPVAPAEASPAVPATPPAPVAASEAPSAQPSDSPAPAASPSEAPSAAPSEDPTPSDRPSDPPAEPKKEWREENGKLYYYENGVKKTSTWVLDGGRKYYVGADGTLQTSTWLQLEGKRYYADAHGAALTGRRSVDNADYYFDNDGVMQANRWIDQDGVSFYVQGSGVIATSTWLHLGDKWFYVNEVGAKSIGLVKVGASWYHFNNDGSMTASTWKQVSDHWYYANADGAMATGWQQIDGTWFHFNNDGVMSTGWISPDGHRYYLGGNGAMTTGWARVDGSWYYFDTTGAMRSSTWVSNGGQWFYLEGSGAMAAGKWISPDGHWYYVDGTGAMVTGWQQIGGAWYYFHGSGIMASGWQQIGSTWYYLGAGGTMATGWQQIGGTWYYLGGNGAMTTGWQQIGSTWYYFNSGGAMATMKWIEGTFYVDGSGAMLVSTTRTIDGWTYAFDGNGRWITVNNGGYSCPAWAPIKGNASSKIYHHPWNQSYSETKPEACFSTDTQAVAAGFRAAKR